Below is a window of Paenibacillus bovis DNA.
AAAAGACACCATCGTCTCCAGGGTGTCCGGCTGAACGATGGTGTCGGAATTAAGCAGCAATGTATATCGTCCCCGGGCAATCTTCATCCCGATATTATTGCCTTTGGCAAAGCCACCATTATCCTGATTAGCGATGAAGACAATATTCGGGTAAGCTGCTGGAATACGCGTAGTGGAATCATCGCTCGAATGATTATCCACGACGATGATTTCGTAGGAATATTGAGTCTGTGAGTTGTATACGGATTGAATGCAATCCATAGTCAGCTGACATGTATTGTAATTTAAAATTAAAACGCTAACGTCCATAATAACGCTCCTGCTCTGTATTGAAAGCTTCCGCTGCAGACAGAACCTTTGTCGCTGCTGCATACTTTCTGAAAAATTTCAATATTGTGATCTAATCGCATTATAGCATAGATGTACTACCGAAAGGCAATTTCAAAACTATTCCAATAGCAATCCGAAAAATACTAGGCTCGTACCTGACTCTATCGCACATTTCTTGATTAAAGATATCCGATCAAAATCAGGAAGCGGAACAGATTCTGCTCTGCTGCTGACTGTCGATATAAACGGCACTGTCTGAGATATCGAACCCGATCCAGCAGATGATGCCGTGGAGCGATAAAAGCATCCAACTGCTGGATCATCTGTGGATCTGTCATCTGTTTACCATATATCCGTTTGAATTCCCGAGCCTGTTCGACAAGCATTTGCTGATTCTGATGTTTACGGAAGCTTTTCCATTTCTTTTTTATTTTCTGGGAAATAGTCGACTCGCCGCCTACTGCATTATTGCCATGCTGTCTGTAATAAATAGATGGCTGAGGATCAAAATATACTTTGCCAAAACAGGAAATGGTAAGATACATCCACCAGTCGTGCATCAGTATACGGGTTATATTCAGCTCTGACTCTCTCAGCAGAAATAATGCCTGACGGTTAATAGTAACGGTCGCACCGACCGCAACATTCTGGAACAACGCATTGTAAAAGGAAACATCCCGCTGCAGATTCGCAGGCCAGACCGTTGTAGGATTCAAATCTGCATCTGTCAGCTGGGTAGCCGTAAAGATCATTGCCGGAAGCCGTTCTTTCTGCTGAAGATGATGGCTCCCTGTCGGCTGCTCCATCCTATGCAGCTGGGCTACTGCTCTGGCTACCTTTTCAGGCATCCAGACATCATCCTGGTCACAAAAGCAGTAATAAGCCGCTTTCGAATCTGCATGCTGCATAAGTGTCCAAAAACTCGGAATAACCCCTATATTCGTTCCTTCTATCCAACTGATCTGTGCCGGATATTGCTCTGTATACTGTTTTAATATCGATCGGGTATCATCACTGGAGCCATCATCCCGAATCAGAATCTGGATATCTCCATAAGTCTGATTCAATAGACTGTCCAGCTGTTCTCTTATGTATTGGGCTCCATTATAAGTGGAAAGAAGTACCTGTACTGTCTCCATGCGTCTACCTCATCTGCTCTTCTGTAGTATGTATCTGCCTTATTGTATCAGAAAGAATAGGTGCCGGATATCCCGTAGCCTGCAGCTGATTTCCATGCTATCTATATATTATATGTACATATCAAAATAGACAGTGCTTCCCTATACAAACCGGGAACCGCACTGTCTATCGAAATATCTAAATTATATTGCGAGTCATGTCCATCTCACAGGAAGGAACAAGCCAAGACGCTTATCATGTCCTGTACTCTGCTAAAACAGCGAGCGGCTGGATATTCCTGTTGTTTTTACTCCGTCTTCGACTGCATGCTTGCCTGGTACTCCAGTAAAAAAGCATTCAGCCCTTCCTGCCATGACCGGATATCGGTAAATCCATTGGTTCGGATCGACAGATGCTCCATCACCGAATTGGCCGGACGTGGTGCGGGGCGAGGAAATTCTGCTGTTGTACATGGTTCCAGCTTCGCCTGGAAGCTGACTCCGAGAACGTCTGCCGCCTGCGCAAAAATAGACTGCGTAAACTCGTACCAGGTGCAGGCTCCGCTATTGGATGCATGATAGACACCATATTTCTCTGTCAGCATCAATTCCGACAGGAATTCTGCCAGATCCACTGTATAAGTAGGTGAACCTTTTTGGTCATCCACTACTTTGAGCTGTGGCTTCTCTTGCCCTAGCTTGAGCATTGTTTTGACAAAGTTATTGCCATGCATGCCATATACCCAAGAAGTACGCACAATGAAATAACGCGATGACAAGGTCTGTGTCAGTACTTCACCTGCACGCTTGGATTTGCCGTAAATCCCCTGCGGATCCGTATTGTCGTATTCATGATAAGGCACTGTACCCTTGCCATCAAATACATAGTCTGTACTGATATATATGATTTTGGCCTGAACAGCTTCTGCGGCGACTGCCAGATTACGGCTACCGATCGCATTGACCAGATAAGCACCATCTACATCCGTCTCGGCTGCATCTACTGCAGTATACGCTGCACAATGAATAATCGTATCCGGCTGGAAGGATAGGATCGCCTGCTTGCACTGTTCTGCATCGGTAATATCCAGTTCACTGCGTCCGCAGCCCATAACCGTATGGCCTTTATGCTTTAGTACAGTGACTACATCTTGCCCTAGCTGTCCGGATGCTCCGGTGACCAGTACACGCATTATTCGGTTCCCAGGCGGCTGCCGTATTGCTTCTGGTAATAAGCCTGATATTCACCAGATGCAATACGGGTCCACCATTCTTTATTATCGAGATACCACTGGATCGTTGCCTGGATACCTGTCTCAAAGTTATGTTTTGGTTTCCAGCCAAGTTCTGTCATGGTCTTGGTCGGATCGATACCGTAGCGGCGGTCATGGCCAGGACGATCTTCTACATACTTGATCAGGGATTCCGGTTTGCCCAGCTGCTCCAGAATCGTTTTGACGATATGGATATTGGTGCGCTCGTTATTGCCACCGATATTATAGACTTCACCGTTTTTGCCTTCATGAATGACAAGGTCAATTGCGCTGCAGTGGTCTTCCACATACAGCCAGTCACGGATATTGAGTCCATCGCCGTATACCGGCAAGGCTTCATCAGCCAGGGCACGGGAAATGATCAACGGGATCAGCTTTTCCGGGAATTGGAATGGACCATAGTTGTTAGAACAACGTGTAATATTCACCGGCAGTCCGAATGTCTCATGGTATGCACGTACAATCAGATCTCCGCCTGCTTTACTCGCAGAGTAAGGGCTGTTTGGCGTGAGCGGTGTTTCTTCTGTGAACAGACCCGTCTCGCCCAACGTACCGTATACTTCATCGGTAGAGACCTGCACGAATTTGGTGATATTGTGTTTCTTGGCTGCATCGAGCAGCACTTGAGTGCCCAGTACATTGGTTTTGACGAATACATCCGGTTCCAGAATACTGCGATCCACATGGGATTCTGCGGCAAAGTTAACTACCACATCCACACCCTGGGATACCAGCTCATCCATTTTGGCAGTATCGCAAATATCTGCTTTGACAAAGGTATGATTCGGGTTATTCTCGATCGATTTCAGATTTTCCAGATTACCCGCATAGGTCAGGGCATCTACATTGATAATCTGATATTCAGGATGTTCACGCAGCATATAGAGAACAAAGTTACTTCCGATGAACCCGGCTCCGCCAGTGACAAGTAATTTCATAAGTTGCCTCCTATATCAATGAATAAGATTCAGCAGCATGCTGAACCTTATCATACGAATTATTTTTATTGTGTACAAAACAGATCATACAAACGTTGAATAATGTTCAATTACCTGTCTCTTTTGTAAATGATGAGTTCTTAAAAGTTAATATCCGCATCTTTGAGCAGCGGATGACGAGTATCCTTGTCAGACAAAATCGGAGAAGATACCGGCCAATCGATACCCAGAGCAGGATCATTCCAGAGTATACCACGGTCATGTTCCGGGGAGTAGTACTCGTCCACTTTATAAATGACCTGTGTATTCGGCACCAGTGTGCAGAATCCATGGGCAAATCCCTGTGGTACCAGCAGCTGATGCTTGTTGTATTCTGTTAAAATAAATCCCTGCCATTCGCCGAATGTCGGAGAATCCTTGCGAATATCCACGATCACATCATAAATGGCTCCGGAGATTACCCGAATCAACTTGGTCTGAGCTTTGGGACTGAGCTGGTAATGCAGTCCGCGCAGTACACCCGGTTCTGCAGACAACGAGTGATTGTCCTGGATAAATTGGTGCGTTACACCAGCGGCATGCATGGTCTGTTCATTATAGCTTTCCATAAAGAAACCGCGGTGATCTCCATGCACTACAGGTTCCAGCAGCTTGGCACCGCT
It encodes the following:
- a CDS encoding glycosyltransferase family 2 protein → METVQVLLSTYNGAQYIREQLDSLLNQTYGDIQILIRDDGSSDDTRSILKQYTEQYPAQISWIEGTNIGVIPSFWTLMQHADSKAAYYCFCDQDDVWMPEKVARAVAQLHRMEQPTGSHHLQQKERLPAMIFTATQLTDADLNPTTVWPANLQRDVSFYNALFQNVAVGATVTINRQALFLLRESELNITRILMHDWWMYLTISCFGKVYFDPQPSIYYRQHGNNAVGGESTISQKIKKKWKSFRKHQNQQMLVEQAREFKRIYGKQMTDPQMIQQLDAFIAPRHHLLDRVRYLRQCRLYRQSAAEQNLFRFLILIGYL
- the rfbD gene encoding dTDP-4-dehydrorhamnose reductase, whose translation is MRVLVTGASGQLGQDVVTVLKHKGHTVMGCGRSELDITDAEQCKQAILSFQPDTIIHCAAYTAVDAAETDVDGAYLVNAIGSRNLAVAAEAVQAKIIYISTDYVFDGKGTVPYHEYDNTDPQGIYGKSKRAGEVLTQTLSSRYFIVRTSWVYGMHGNNFVKTMLKLGQEKPQLKVVDDQKGSPTYTVDLAEFLSELMLTEKYGVYHASNSGACTWYEFTQSIFAQAADVLGVSFQAKLEPCTTAEFPRPAPRPANSVMEHLSIRTNGFTDIRSWQEGLNAFLLEYQASMQSKTE
- the rfbB gene encoding dTDP-glucose 4,6-dehydratase, whose amino-acid sequence is MKLLVTGGAGFIGSNFVLYMLREHPEYQIINVDALTYAGNLENLKSIENNPNHTFVKADICDTAKMDELVSQGVDVVVNFAAESHVDRSILEPDVFVKTNVLGTQVLLDAAKKHNITKFVQVSTDEVYGTLGETGLFTEETPLTPNSPYSASKAGGDLIVRAYHETFGLPVNITRCSNNYGPFQFPEKLIPLIISRALADEALPVYGDGLNIRDWLYVEDHCSAIDLVIHEGKNGEVYNIGGNNERTNIHIVKTILEQLGKPESLIKYVEDRPGHDRRYGIDPTKTMTELGWKPKHNFETGIQATIQWYLDNKEWWTRIASGEYQAYYQKQYGSRLGTE
- the rfbC gene encoding dTDP-4-dehydrorhamnose 3,5-epimerase, with the translated sequence MKATSLKLSGAKLLEPVVHGDHRGFFMESYNEQTMHAAGVTHQFIQDNHSLSAEPGVLRGLHYQLSPKAQTKLIRVISGAIYDVIVDIRKDSPTFGEWQGFILTEYNKHQLLVPQGFAHGFCTLVPNTQVIYKVDEYYSPEHDRGILWNDPALGIDWPVSSPILSDKDTRHPLLKDADINF